From Malassezia restricta chromosome VIII, complete sequence, the proteins below share one genomic window:
- a CDS encoding actin-interacting protein, which produces MSSAHEGGGQPSTSMRRGVPHVAEQHSDNKAMPRKATQANHMESSVTRLLVATKLLLESLTQWAQRKESETNVSRVYVRLGNDFNASITAFMGAGIDMTDLYSVPADLRVCLESCLSEEASTATLERHLPRIRDIIVRLLQGLKTKQAYYKQLQMESNPSSGSGVPGYSVPASRAEGPSGPRAPGSAYPLPTPVSAPPQMDSTTLPEESSQVRSQTPHQTPHPLPARSPRQVPPTPQERPASRTSPALSTRSASLPQPPPVAAADDSTPPTPASTAEQAQREDINVRLRNSDTLERRASKRFSAYTFNKIGAGLMSSVGSTPTSLHSYTERRTPQSAGLRSVKQVAAADLEVPSPTKQNHASHTLLTSLPEADTGESKAEVSSAYSHDEPFMVYLQVNRQTRKVTLPVDHAQPDRGLNLAMLRMLFVDQFSYSSGKSDFPDIYIKDPSNGVAYQLEDMSDIQPKSVLMLNVEPLDQIKEHVDFSISALSRELHELKAMIRDNAAREATRPAPVAPVETTPIADAEFQKAGDRMSTQLGAPTVPQDKGNDYATDLKTHYEALQKLRHDFAILRQVQDEGEHDMRQLMANLREKAKEMSRVVSLGPSAGRNLIESGKTHLDAQSQQVLTNVEDLQDLIEDLKLDVSHRGVKPKAAELKRATVDIATATQRLTELEQYIQSVRPHWKKTWENELQFIVDEQEFLNYQEGLLADLKQDLTAVQDVFGNIQQIVKLRDVGQARGDDPGRGPRYVPPPPDGEHEGLPTVMVEVRGQSIDHERRLRALQAAERSREKAKAGRTDEFADELQGFVDNRTLRRTGGHLEAERVRQKRDQSTLRAMFEQAP; this is translated from the coding sequence ATGTCGTCGGCACATGAGGGGGGTGGTCAACCATCTACCAGTATGCGTCGAGGTGTGCCACATGTGGCAGAGCAGCATTCTGATAATAAAGCAATGCCGCGAAAAGCGACTCAGGCAAATCACATGGAATCGTCAGTGACACGTCTCCTCGTGGCCACAAAACTCTTGCTGGAGTCCCTTACGCAGTGGGCTCAGCGTAAGGAATCCGAAACGAATGTGTCGCGTGTCTacgtgcgcctcggcaatGACTTTAATGCGTCCATCACAGCGTTTATGGGTGCTGGTATCGATATGACTGACTTGTACTCTGTCCCTGCTGATCTGCGCGTGTGTCTCGAGTCGTGTCTGTCAGAAGAGGCCTCAACTGCGACACTCGAACGACACCTTCCTCGTATTCGCGACATTATTGTGCGGCTTCTTCAGGGTCTCAAGACCAAGCAGGCCTACTATAAGCAGCTTCAGATGGAATCGAACCCTTCGTCAGGCTCTGGTGTTCCTGGTTACAGCGTGCCAGCCTCGAGGGCTGAGGGCCCAAGTGGACCTCGTGCTCCTGGCTCAGCATATCCTTTGCCGACGCCTGTGTCTGCCCCACCGCAGATGGACTCGACGACTCTTCCTGAAGAGTCAAGCCAAGTAAGGAGCCAGACCCCGCATCAGACCCCACATCCATTACCCGCGCGCTCACCAAGGCAGGTCCCACCAACACCCCAAGAACGACCTGCATCAAGAACGTCACCTGCCTTGTCGACACGATCCGCCTCCCTGCCTCAGCCTCCGCCCGTCGCAGCAGCCGATGACTCGACACCGCCGACACCTGCGTCGACggctgagcaggcgcagcgcgaaGATATCAATGTACGCCTACGTAACAGCGATACTCTCGAGCGGCGAGCGAGCAAGCGTTTCAGTGCGTACACATTCAACAAGATTGGCGCTGGACTCATGTCATCGGTGGGCTCCACGCCCACATCGCTGCATTCATATACGGAGCGCCGTACGCCGCAGAGTGCAGGGCTCCGTAGTGTCAAGCAAGTGGCGGCAGCCGACCTTGAGGTGCCCTCACCAACGAAGCAAAATCATGCTTCCCATACACTATTGACGTCTTTGCCCGAAGCGGATACAGGTGAGAGCAAAGCCGAGGTGTCGAGTGCGTACAGCCATGACGAGCCTTTTATGGTGTACTTGCAGGTGAATCGACAGACTCGCAAGGTGACACTGCCCGTGGACCATGCACAGCCCGACCGTGGCCTGAATCTTGCTATGCTACGTATGCTTTTTGTTGACCAGTTTTCGTATTCGAGCGGCAAGTCAGACTTTCCAGACATTTATATCAAGGACCCGTCGAATGGCGTAGCATACCAGCTGGAAGACATGAGCGATATTCAGCCCAAGTCCGTACTCATGCTCAATGTCGAACCCCTCGACCAGATCAAAGAGCATGTGGACTTTTCTATCAGTGCACTCTCACGcgagctgcatgagctcaAGGCTATGATCCGCGACAATGCAGCACGCGAAGCAACACGCCCTGCACCTGTGGCACCGGTAGAGACGACGCCCATCGCTGATGCCGAATTCCAAAAAGCTGGTGACCGCATGTCAACGCAGCTTGGCGCACCGACCGTACCGCAGGACAAGGGCAACGATTATGCTACGGATCTCAAGACGCACTATGAAGCACTGCAGAAGCTGCGTCATGACTTTGCCATCTTGCGCCAGGTGCAAGACGAGGGCGAGCATGACATGCGGCAGTTGATGGCAAATCTGCGTGAGAAAGCCAAGGAGATGAGCCGCGTCGTATCACTAGGGCCCTCGGCGGGACGCAACTTGATCGAGTCGGGCAAGACACATCTAGACGCCCAGTCGCAGCAGGTCCTTACGAATGTGGAGGATTTGCAGGACCTCATTGAGGACCTCAAGTTGGATGTGAGCCATCGCGGCGTCAAACCCAAAGCGGCGGAGCTGAAGCGCGCGACGGTCGATATAGCGACGGCAACGCAGCGCCTCAcggagctcgagcagtACATCCAGTCGGTGCGCCCGCACTGGAAAAAGACATGGGAGAATGAGCTGCAGTTTATCGTCGACGAGCAAGAGTTCCTCAACTATCAAGAGGGGCTCCTGGCCGATTTGAAGCAGGACCTCACGGCCGTGCAGGATGTGTTTGGCAACATTCAGCAGATCGTGAAGCTGCGTGACGTGGGCCAGGCGCGCGGTGATGACCCTGGCCGTGGGCCGCGGTACgtgccaccgccgcctgaCGGAGAGCATGAGGGTCTGCCGACCGTCATGGTCGAGGTGCGTGGCCAGTCTATTGaccacgagcgccgtctCCGGGCCTTgcaggccgccgagcggTCGCGGGAGAAGGCGAAGGCCGGACGCACAGACGAGTTTGCCGATGAGCTGCAAGGGTTCGTCGACAACCGCACACTTCGACGCACCGGTGGCCACTTGGAAGcggagcgcgtgcgccaaAAACGCGATCAATCGACGCTGCGAGCTATGTTTGAGCAGGCGCCATAG
- a CDS encoding Rho guanyl nucleotide exchange factor encodes MSADAAGLGGQGDGAHVLPPIVAKLCDVVLNDLTQSQLPRLEVLLQQMGTQIYSANDDKRQGSTDFVPISGNPSPVLSDTASMHSNGEVRVTRALEYALAELVTTERNYVARLDALHSRYAVPLLQLAKDKDTEIIPLAEAECIFGNIGEILAANKVLLCELEVEYDQGPAQLASTVGSILARNIYTFGCYDTYLAGFERAQRTYNQMLKHRPLREFILRTQHSMSELGNAGLRELMVEPMQRIPRYQLLIGNLIKHLPPTSPQIERLQDASAAATIIASRRVTDGERLVAVLWSCQRTINRFPPELVSAPRELLGCIDVDEVTADTVQSRAMQTLGTVLGRKPRSSYALLVFTDVLVLIQRHSSIPTHILLGLHEPDRLADQMRSAHISAPSNRRTDLLFAGMSSLHDIRVTGQGAELSIEMDRPMRGAPSKSAQLVRRFVDAMPDAHSTHIPLFLGCLWQAQAVFRARGHALAARKNITHSSRGPITLLWTLFTRSQYESFAYRDRLLVILGALDTPSRQDMSHASELFVNVELQDDADTCMIYMSRAWGSQARRVSTSLADVPRLCADLHVLSTLPPTAEPLPPAEPVQRTPSLRSDEKREVPRVHRARSLMSERVRASIQESLEVVQEESKQHEQAELQLGRKRHVPMADRSNEPPHTDSPKRRAVPSQAPGEENVVPVRVADEAAEPMDERGTPIKRAPGISMYTDDTLDLPNPFDEGDAMPSASPVLPEPTKVERPPHSQEEHMVEEPLDEPPASVPRPPPKATPRKETISIPPSKTVTEDEMHEMLKPLLEHIQVAPAQQPVLVHAKPSQAARSAEVVMPEPLDVSIRATEDSSCALMKQAIESLNVRIATLRQKLPSSALPAQCADDWNAFKQAVKDVNATWTKMERAYENKQMDLASLRLAQPEHDTRVHLSQEEYADLQNQSNMVLPLQLQIEKLQKQCASLQELEKDTRLENAELYNVFNEELSKLYQHSFRPANEEIDMLRANLVSAKTQIHELRQENRLLRLHNTVGSGV; translated from the coding sequence ATGTCAGCCGATGCGGCGGGCCTGGGAGGCCAGGGTGATGGTGCCCATGTGTTGCCACCAATTGTCGCGAAGCTGTGTGATGTGGTGCTGAATGACCTGACGCAGAGTCAGCTGCCGCGTCTCGAGGTGCTGCTACAGCAGATGGGTACTCAGATTTACTCGGCGAACGATGACAAGCGCCAAGGTTCGACGGACTTTGTGCCGATTTCTGGCAACCCCAGTCCCGTGCTAAGCGATACAGCAAGCATGCACTCGAATGGAGAGGTGCGTGTGACGCGTGCCCTGGAGTATGCTCTTGCTGAGCTCGTCACGACGGAGCGCAACTATGTGGCGCggctcgacgcgctgcacagcCGCTATGCTGTGCCGCTTCTGCAGCTGGCGAAGGACAAAGACACTGAGATTATTCCCCTTGCAGAAGCAGAGTGCATTTTTGGTAACATTGGTGAGATTCTCGCGGCGAACAAGGTGCTGCTGTGCGAGCTGGAGGTCGAGTACGACCAGGGCCCCGCTCAACTTGCCTCAACTGTCGGCTCGATCCTAGCCCGCAATATCTACACGTTTGGATGCTATGACACGTACCTCGCTGGGTTTgagcgtgcacagcgcacgTACAACCAGATGCTCAAGCACCGCCCGCTCCGTGAGTTTATTTTGCGAACGCAGCATTCCATGTCGGAACTCGGCAATGCCGGTCTGAGGGAGCTGATGGTCGAGCCGATGCAGCGTATTCCGCGATACCAGCTGCTGATCGGTAACTTGATCAAGCATCTtccgccgacgtcgccgcaGATCGAGCGGTTGCAggacgcgtcggcggccgccaccATCATTGCGTCTCGACGAGTCACGGACGGAGAACGACTTGTAGCAGTGCTTTGGAGCTGCCAACGTACTATTAACCGATTCCCGCCTGAGCTAGTCAGTGCGCCGCGGGAGCTTCTTGGCTGTATTGATGTCGACGAGGTCACGGCAGACACGGTCCAgtcgcgtgcgatgcagaCACTCGGCACGGTCCTTGGCCGCAAGCCTCGGTCATCCTATGCACTTCTCGTTTTCAccgacgtgctcgtgctcaTCCAGCGCCACTCGTCGATCCCCACACACATCCTACTTGGCTTGCATGAACCAGACCGCCTCGCAGACCagatgcgctcggcgcatATTAGTGCCCCATCGAATCGGCGCACCGATTTGTTGTTCGCCGGTATGTCGAGCCTGCATGACATTCGTGTCACAGGTCAGGGCGCTGAGCTCTCCATCGAGATGGATCGCCCGATGCGTGGTGCGCCGTCCAAgtcggcgcagctcgtgcgccgctttgTCGATGCCATGCCTGATGCTCACAGCACACACATCCCACTCTTTCTCGGCTGTCTgtggcaggcgcaggcTGTATTTCGTGCTCGCGGGCATGCGTTGGCCGCTCGTAAGAACATCACACATTCATCACGCGGTCCCATCACGCTGCTGTGGACGCTCTTCACGCGCTCGCAGTACGAAAGCTTTGCGTACCGTGACCGACTCCTCGTGATTCTCGGCGCACTGGACACGCCGAGTCGCCAAGACATGTCGCACGCCTCAGAGCTGTTTGTCAATGTTGAGCTGCAAGACGATGCAGACACATGCATGATCTACATGAGCCGTGCATGGGGCTCTCAGGCACGCCGAGTTTCCACGTCTCTCGCTgatgtgccgcgcctgTGTGCGGATCTACATGTGCTGTCAACATTGCCTCCGACGGCCGAGCCGTTGCCGCCGGCGGAGCCCGTGCAacgcacgccatcgctTCGCTCGGACGAAAAGCGCGAAGTCCCGCGTGTGCACCGCGCTCGCAGTCTCATGAGCGAGCGAGTACGTGCGAGTATCCAGGAGAGTCTCGAGGTGGTCCAGGAAGAGAGCAAACAGCATGAACAGGCTGAGCTGCAGCTTGGCCGCAAGCGCCATGTGCCGATGGCCGATCGCAGCAATGAGCCGCCCCACACTGACTCGCCCAAGCGCCGTGCTGTGCCCAGCCAGGCGCCTGGTGAGGAGAATGTTGTCCCAGTGCGTGTCGCAGACGAAGCAGCGGAGCCGATGGATGAGCGCGGTACTCCTATAAAACGTGCACCCGGCATAAGTATGTACACGGATGACACCCTCGATTTGCCGAATCCGTtcgacgagggcgatgccatgcccagcgcctcgcctGTCCTACCTGAGCCGACCAAGGTGGAAAGGCCGCCGCATTCTCAAGAAGAGCACATGGTAGAAGagccgctggacgagccACCCGCGTCGGTGCCGCGTCCGCCGCCCAAGGCGACACCACGGAAAGAAACCATCTCGATTCCGCCGAGCAAGACAGTGACAGAGGATGAGATGCATGAGATGTTGAAACCTTTGCTTGAACACATCCAGGTGGCACCAGCGCAACAGCCCGTCTTGGTGCATGCGAAGCCGTCCCAGGCTGCTCGCAGTGCCGAGGTTGTCATGCCAGAGCCTTTGGATGTGTCGATCCGTGCAACAGAGGACTCGTCGTGTGCATTGATGAAGCAGGCGATCGAGTCACTCAACGTGCGTATTGCGACACTGCGCCAGAAGCTTCCGTCGTCTGCACTGCCGGCTCAGTGCGCCGACGATTGGAATGCGTTCAAGCAGGCCGTCAAGGACGTGAATGCGACCTGGACGAAGATGGAGCGCGCGTACGAAAATAAGCAGATGGACCTTGCGTCGCTCCGACTCGCACAGCCAGAGCATGATACGCGTGTACACTTATCGCAGGAAGAGTATGCGGATCTACAGAATCAAAGCAACATGGTGCTTCCACTGCAGCTGCAGATTGAGAAGCTCCAGAAGCAATGCGCATCGCTGCAGGAGCTCGAGAAGGACACGCGTCTCGAGAATGCGGAACTGTACAATGTATTCAACGAGGAGCTGAGTAAGCTTTATCAGCACAGCTTCCGTCCGGCGAACGAAGAAATCGATATGTTGCGCGCGAATCTCGTGTCGGCCAAAACGCAGATCCACGAGCTCCGCCAGGAGAACCGCTTGCTCCGCCTCCACAATACCGTAGGGAGCGGGGTCTAG
- a CDS encoding DUF500 domain protein — MSSNEPLEPPPHRTVSVTLPAKKPKEKSKWQVWGESMANKGVAWNDWAAKKVNGAVERLGGERFWPSSKDFELEVAKCVRILRTFTTDGIAVKEDKLKKVKVLKKIPPEVLRNAKGICIYTCMKSGIPPFGGMNGTGLLLGRLPDGSWSAPSAILPNYYSTGLMFGMDVVDIILIINSEELLKSFRTHKFALTAETVTSSGPLGTPVSGGLEFNKKVAPIYSYVNSRGFYAGIEVTGQVFLDRFDENERVYYWPGIKAGDILDGKVKVPECAKPLHRALYEAEIGMAQAGELERTQLLKNIPSISAENMDEVLNSLQEGEHILIPPTPEQLDAMEHAGYKDEYDEALEEEEREEIRNLPPPPSHPLARKGQRNSAEGSDDISPTKPPKSAARRSIQKVETVTSAPEEPTESHAKAKSDPVEEPAKVEPSDGNNSDIENKNM, encoded by the coding sequence ATGTCGTCGAACGAGCCTCTcgagccgccgccgcatcgCACCGTATCCGTGACACTTCCTGCTAAAAAGCCGAAGGAGAAGAGCAAATGGCAAGTATGGGGAGAATCGATGGCAAATAAAGGTGTTGCATGGAACGACTGGGCCGCCAAGAAAGTGAATGGAGCTGTGGAGCGTCTAGGCGGCGAGCGATTTTGGCCTTCGTCGAAGGACTTTGAGCTCGAAGTCGCCAAGTGCGTTCGTATACTGCGTACTTTCACGACCGATGGTATCGCCGTCAAGGAGGACAAGCTTAAGAAGGTCAAGGTTCTGAAGAAGATCCCCCCAGAGGTGCTTCGTAATGCCAAAGGCATCTGCATATACACTTGCATGAAGTCAGGCATTCCACCCTTTGGTGGCATGAATGGCACAGGCCTCCTGCTCGGTCGTCTCCCTGACGGATCTTGGTCCGCACCCTCGGCTATCCTCCCTAACTACTATTCGACTGGCCTTATGTTCGGAATGGATGTCGTGGATATCATCCTTATCATCAATTCAGAAGAATTACTTAAATCGTTCCGCACGCACAAATTTGCCCTAACTGCTGAAACGGTCACATCTTCCGGTCCACTCGGCACGCCCGTCAGTGGTGGTCTCGAATTCAACAAGAAGGTCGCACCCATTTACTCGTACGTAAATTCCCGCGGCTTCTATGCAGGCATTGAAGTCACAGGACAAGTTTTTCTTGACCGTTTTGACGAAAATGAACGCGTATACTACTGGCCTGGCATCAAGGCTGGTGACATTCTCGACGGAAAAGTCAAAGTACCTGAATGCGCTAAGCCTCTTCATCGTGCTCTTTACGAAGCAGAGATCGGTATGGCTCAGGCTGGTGAGCTCGAGCGAAcacagctgctcaagaatATACCTTCCATCAGCGCAGAAAACATGGACGAAGTGCTCAACTCACTCCAGGAGGGCGAGCATATTCTCATCCCGCCAACCCctgagcagctcgatgcTATGGAGCATGCAGGCTACAAGGACGAGTATGATGAAGCCTTAGAAGAAGAAGAACGCGAGGAGATCCGAAACCtaccaccaccacccagTCATCCCCTCGCTAGAAAAGGTCAGCGGAATTCAGCAGAGGGCTCTGACGATATCTCCCCTACCAAGCCCCCTAAGAGCGCTGCAAGGCGATCTATCCAAAAAGTCGAAACGGTTACATCAGCACCAGAGGAACCAACCGAATCGCACGCAAAGGCCAAGAGCGATCCAGTGGAGGAACCAGCTAAGGTTGAACCCTCGGACGGAAATAATTCCGACATCGAAAATAAAAATATGTAA